In the genome of Bremerella sp. P1, the window AGAACCTGGGCTACGACGTTGTTGAACTGGACGGCTATCAAAAGCTGACCGGAACGGATGTGACTTCCGCTCCGAGCTTCCGCGAAAACATGTTGTCGTTCGCAACGTGCTACGGCTTGTGTCTGCAAGGACTGAAGAAGTCGGCTCTGCGGACCAACCTCTTGCCGCAGGAAATCCTAATCGACCGAATTGTTCGGCAGAAGAAGCCGTGGGCGGTTGCCGCGGTGGCCAGTCTGCTGTTGGCATGTGCGTTGAACTTCGGCTTCCATTGGCAGGCCTACAATTCCGCTCACATTCCTGAATTTGACGATGCACTTCGCAAGGTTGCTATCGTCGAATCGACCAGCCAGGGATACAAGTCGACTGATTCCCAGTTGATGACCGAAAAAGAAAACCTGGAGATGATCGGGCGTTACGTCGTCGGTAATGAAGAGAACCGTCGGCTGTGGCCTGAACTGATGAAAGCCATTACGGCGTCGTTGCCTACCGATCCTGATCTGGCGCCTGGCCGAGTTTCGGAAAAGCCGATTGATCAGCGGCCTGACCTGCAGATCGAAGCGATCGAGTCGCAGTATTTCCCTGACCTCTCGATGTGGTATACCGATGCCGTCAAAACGAAATATGCGGTCACGCTTGAAAATCGAAAAGCCATTCTGCGTCGTCTAGAAGATGGTGAGGAAGCTTCGCCAGCGATCGATGAAGATCTTGCCGAAGAAGCCGCTACGGAAGCCGCAGCCGCCGCGGGTACTGCTCCTGTTGAGGATGCAGGCTCGACCGCCGGTACCGCAGCCGAAGAAGAGGCCGACGTCGACCTGATGGAAATCGAAGGCGAGGCCGATCCAGAAGACGAACTGGCTGGCCCAGAAGCCGAAGAAAGTGGTTGGGTCGTTCAGATTACTGGTTATCACTTCCACAACAGCTCGGCCGCTCGTGAAAATATGGGTGCCCAGTACGTGCGTAATACCCTGATCGATCAACTCGACCGGGGAAGTGTGGAACTGATTAACGAGAACAACGAGCCTGAGGTTGTTTCGATGAAAGAACTCGGCATTTCTCATCCCATCATTGCGATGGACGAGGTGCCAAGAACAGTTCAGATTCCGAATCCAAAATACGATCCACCGGCCCTAGGCAGTGGTATGGCGGACGAATATGGCGGTGCCTACGGGATGAATCCCGAAGAGGCGGTTGATCCCAGCAAGATCGAGCCAGCCATGATTCAAGCCAAAGTTTATCGATTCACGGTTCAATTCTGTTGGCGTGAGTCACCTCTCTCGAAGCGAGAGGAAGCACGCCGTGCTGCGGAACTTGCCGAAGCGGAAGCGAATGCCGCGAATGCGGAAATGGAGAACTTCTAAGCCATGGATAAACTACGACCAGCTATCGCGTTTTTAAAGAAGTATTACTTCTGGGTTTTCGCTCTCGTGGTGCTACTGGTTGGCATCGGCGGATGGTACATGTCGACCTCCACGCTGGATCAAGAGTACCAGGCACGAAGCCAGGAAATTGATACTCGCTTGAACTCAGCTCGGCAAATTGCCAGTACGGCGAATCATCCCAATACGCAGTACGAAGAAGAAATGCAGACTTGGTTGACGCAATATCGCGACGATATTGACCAGGCCTGGCAAAAGAAATGGGAAGCGCAGAAGAGCGTTCTGACTTGGCCTGCGGAATTGAATGTTGGCGGTTCGGATTTCACCGATATCGTCAACGGTATTCTCTTGGGTCGTCCCATCGAAGCTCTCACGGAGGAAGACAAGCCAATGTCGACCAACAAGCGAGAGCTTTACCGTGACTACATTAAGGAAGAACTACCAAAACTCGCCGAAATCATCCACGCCCGCTGGTCTCCATCTGGCAATGGTACAGGCGGTGGCGGGCAATTCGGTATCGAGGCCTTTGATGGCGGAGCAGGTTTTGAAGGTGGCGGAATTTCTGGCATGGCCGGACTTGGCGGTCGCAATCCTAACACCGTTGAGAAGCCACCGCTGGTGATGTGGAATCCATCCAACCAAGCCAATATTCAGTCCAAGAGTTTTGATTGGTCTGGTAGCAATGCCAGTCAGGGTATTGGAGGAATGGACGGACCAGGTGGTAGCGGTGGTGCTACCGGTGCTGGTGGCCGTAACGTGCCGACGACGAAGGAAGTTCTCTACGCTCAAGAAAACCTGTGGGTGCTGCGGAACATCATGAATGTCATCGCCAAGACCAACGGCGATATTAGCAGCCCTCACCAGGCCACTATCAAGGCAATCGACACGATCGAGTTCGGTCGTGAAGTTATGCCGATTCGCTCCAAGGTTGTCATTCCACGTTCTCCTCTGGCCGCAGGCACGGATGAGTTCGGAATGGAGAGTGGAATGATGGATGACCCCTATGGCGATCCCAGCATGATGGATGAAGGGATGGGCATGGGTATGGAAGGCATGGGTATGGGCCCCGATGGCATGCCGCTGGATGGCATGGAGATGGACCCAGGCGATCTTCGTTATGTCGATAAAGACTACAAGAAGCTGATGGTCGAAGACTTGAAAGCCGCCACCACGGAGCCAACTTCCGAGAATTACTACCTTTCGGTCGCCAAGCGATTGCCGGTTCGTATGCGATTCATTATGGACCAGCGTGAAATCGACAAACTGCTGGTGGAATGCGGCAATGCCGATCTCATGATCGAAGTTCGCCAAGTCCGTATTAACCCACAGACATCTGGTGTCGGTGGCATGGATGGTGGCATGGGCGGTTCCGGAATGGGCGGTCCTGGCATGAGCGACTTCGGCATGTCCGGCATGTCCGGAATGGGTGGCATCGGTGGCGGCATGGAAATGGGCGGTATGGAAATGGGCGGCATGGGCCGTGGCGGCCAAAGCGGCGATGGCGTTGATCAAGCCGAGAAGATCTTCGATGCTCCCGTCGAGATCTACGGCATCATTTACATTTACAATCCAGTGAATCGTGACCTGTTGTGGCCTGAAGGGTCGCGACCAGTTGACGACGAGTCGACGGCGGATGATACCGCGACGGAAACCGCAAGCGTGACTGCAACCACTCGGTAAGCAGGCATGCACCTAACCTCATCTCTTCTCACATTCGGATGGCTCGGAACAGAATAAGGATGACTCAATCATGAAGAAGCTGGACTTACAAAGCGGTGGGCTCAAATCAAAATTGATCCTTCACGTTGAAAAGCTCGTCTTCGGATTGGCTATTCTCCTAGTGGTATTGTTTGTCTACCTCGGGACGCAGCAGCCGTCGATCGATACGAAGCCGGACGATCTCGTCCGTGCATCGGATCAGGCTCGCACCAATATCGAGAAACAAACATGGACTGAGGTTGAAGAAGAACGTTGGGTTCCGCCGGAATATCAAACGGCTGCCACACGAGCTGGTAAGCCGATTCCTTTGGCACCGTACGAGACTCCTTCAAGCTTTCGCGTACGCCACAAGGAAAGTATCGAGAAGCGACCAGATCCTACCCTGTTGCCGCTGACCGACATCGAAGTTACCCCGGGATTCGCTCCATTTGCATTCCTCAGCCCACAGCAAGCCAGCCAAGGCGGCCTGGGCATGATGCGTGAAGGTGGTCCTGGCATGATGCCTACTGGATCGGAATACGACATCTACTCCGGTGGCGGATATGGCAGCGAGATGGGGATGGTCGATGCGAACGCACCACCGACGTTAACCCCTGAGCAATTGTTGGAATTCGGCCAGGCACGTGGTGGTACCGGTAGCAAAATCGAAGGCAAGTACTTCGTGGCAATCACCGGGCTTGCTCCGCTGAAGAAGCAACTCGATATGTACGAAGCTGCCTTCAAAGATCGTGCAAACTACATGGAAGGCCGCGACTATCCTCGTTATGTTCACTTCGCCATTGAACGACGCGAACAAAATCCAGATGGTAGCTGGGGCGAGTGGCAGAAGTCGATCAATGTGACTCAAGAACGACTGATTGCCCGTCATCGCTGGGCGTTCATTCCCGATGAAGTTGCTCCTCCAGAGTATCTCGACCCGACCCTCAGTTTCCCAATGCCTCCGATTCTGCTTTTCAATCCTGGCGACTGGGGACGTCATTCGACGGTTCCCAAGTATGAGCCTCGGGAACCAGGATATAACGATGGCATGATGACCGAGGACATGGAAATGATGCTGCCGGAAGCTGGCGGCGACCTGCCTAGTGATCTGCCTGGGTTTATGGGCCCTGACGGCGGAATGGGCATGGGGATGGGCATGGGCAGCGAAGGTAGTGGCGGCTTCATGGGGCCATACGGCCGTCCTGGTCGCATGCCTGGCATGGCCGGTGTTGGCAGCAACATCACGACGCCTCCTGAGGGAATGATGCTGAAGCCAACCGGCAATCGTGCCGGAGGTGGTGGTATGGCCATGGGCGAAGGTGGTGGCTATGGCGGCGGATATGGTGGTACGTCCATGTTCGACGCTGAGAACAAGATGTTCCGCTTCTACGACACCTCGGTCGTGCCCAACAAGAGCTATCAGTACCGAGTGCAATTGTGGTTGGAAGATCCTAATAATCCTCAGAACTTCCAGGAAGCTCCACCAGCTCGTGCTCTGGAAGGAGGCGTGCTGACACGTCTGAAGCCAGAACGTGACAAGATCACCAAGTTCATGCAAACGCAGCAGGGCGGTGGCATGGTCAGTCCTCGTGGTCAGACCGGACAGACTACACCACAGTTCAAGTTCTGGCGAACCACCGACTTCAGCGAGCCTAGTGCTACGGTTCGCGTGCCATCGAGTGCGGATGTGCTCGCAGGTGCCGTCGATGCTGGCCGAACGGTTTACAACCGTAATAACCAGCGACAGATTCTGCGTACGGCCGAACCAAATGCTACGGTTCTGGCCATGAAGTGGGATCCGAAGACCGATGTAAAGGCCTTGGTTACCAAGGAACTCAAGGAAGTCACTCGTGGTAGCATGGTTGAATACGAAGGTGACCTGTGGATCTTGGATCCTGCCACTTATCAGTTCCGCAAGCCGTATCCGTTGGATGCGGATAAGAAGGATCAAGAGTACACGCTTAAGACCGGCTACACGCTTCTTGATATTCGAGGTGGCGAGGACACCATTGGTCGCTACACCGACGAGAACAACAAGAGGCTGAAGGTTCCAGGCGAAATCCTGGTGCTGGATGATGCTGGAAATATCCACATCAAGTCGGAACTTGAGGAAGTCAAAGAGTTCGCCAAGTTCAATTTCTCGAAGCCGGAGGTCAAGATCCCCAGAGGTGGTCGAGGCGGTCCAGAAGATCCCTACGGGATGGAAAGTGGATCTGGCTACGATGAATATGGTGGCGAAGGTCGTGGCAGACGAGGCCGCGGTCGAGGCGAATAGTCGCCGATTTTCAAGTAGATTCTCCCCAAGGCGTTCTTCGGAACGCCTTTTCTTTTGCGCAGGCAAAAACATCTATTGAGCCATCTCTCAGATCTCAGTACTGTACTGCCCGGCGATTTTTGCGCAGTCAGCAAGGGGGCAACCACTTGCTAGCACCGCAACCGGTCAGATTTCCAGAAAAAGATATGTAAGTCACCAAAACGGTATTGACCCCGTTTTGGACAACCGGTAATTAACCGCCTCACCTAGAAATGCAAGGATGCAGATTCACCAGTGCGCGCGGCGCGTGGACAGGGCAAGCGGTCCCATTTGAGGACCTGCGGGCACTGTTCCTCGTCAGAAACGTGTCGCCGTGGGGGGAAGGATAGGAACACCATGAATCATTCTCGGACGATCCCAAAACACACGGATCGCAGGCTGCCACAAGTTCAGACAAGGAGTGTCGCTTTGAATTTGGCCACGCGTGTGCTTACAGCCGGTCTCATTGCCGTGCTGTGCTTCAGCACTGGAAAAGGGGTCGTCGCAAATCCGTTGACCGAGATTGAGCTCGTCACGTCAATGTCGGCGACCGGTCAACAACAAGGTTCGCTTTATGATCAGCAAAAGCAGGAAGGGGTCCTGAAGGCAGCTCGCGAAGCGATGCGTGCCGGCGACTACCAACGTGCTCAGACTCTGATCGAGCAAGCCAAGTCGTTCAATGTTCCTGCAGATCCGGCTTTCAGCAAGTTTCGTGATACGCCCGAAAAGGCCGCTCGCGATTTGGCTGAAATGACGGCTGCTCGAGCCAACCCAGACTACGTCGGCCAAAAGCTGCTCGGCCAGGAACCTGGCATGGAGCAGAAGATGGCAGCCGAAGCCCTGGCCCGTGGCAAGGAAGCCTTGAACAGCGGCCAGACGATGTCTGCTCTGAATTACTACCAACAAGCCGCCAAAGCTGGACCGAACTTCCAGTCGGACGGCTACTCGGTCATGGCTTTCCGCCGAGACCTGGAACAAGCAGGCGTTCGTCCTTCGATGCTCGGTGGCGAAGTCGCTGCTGGCGGTCCTGCTGCTCAGACCAGCCCAACCCGGCTTCCGACGGTTAACGAAACGCCGGATCCGGCAATGACCAGCAACCCATACGCAGCTGCAACGGCCACGCAAGGTAACGCCGAAACGGCTCGTCGCATGCTGCTTCAAGCTCGCCTGGAACTCGCACGCGGGAATGTGGCTCTCGCAGAAAAGCTTGTTCGCCAGGTCCAGGGTTTGGGGCTCGTTTATCCATCCCACCAAGACTCGCCCGAGAATGTCGATTACCTGATTCGTACCGTCAATCAAATTTCCGCCTCGCCGGTTGGTCCTCAGTCAGCCTACAAGTTTGGTGAAGTCCTGCTTCAGCAAGCCGAAGGCCTGATGCTTTATGGACAATACGATCTGGCGGAACAGATGACTCGTCAGGTTCAATCGATGAACCTCGACTTCCAACGTGCTCGCGTGACTCCAGACCGCTTGCTGACCGAAATCACGCGACGCAAAAGCGGCGAAGCTGGTGGTAATCAGGTTGCTCCGAACGTTCCTGACAACGTCGCAGGCAACGCCCACGCCAAAGAACAAGCCATCCTGGTTCAGGCCAAGACAGCCCTGGATCGTGGTGACCTTGGCACGGCTGAAGCCTTCACCAAACAGGCCAGCACACTTGGAAATCGCAATTACCAAGATGGCGACCTTCGCCCTGACATGTTGATGCTGGAGATCTCGCGTGCGAAAGCTTCCAGCCCAGTGCGTCAAGCCAGTGGATCGACAGGTCCCATGGGTGCAGGGTTCCCAGTCGCTCAAGGACTCTACAATCCTCAAAACGACGACACGCGTAATGTGCCCGCTTCGGCTCAGCAGGACGCAACCGGCCAGGCTGGCATGCGTTACCTGCAAGAGGGTGAACAGGCCCTTGCCGCCGGCGACAAGATGAAAGCTCGCAAGCTGTTTGAAGAAGCTTGGAAGTACGAGGGACAACTCGATCCAGGTGCACGTCAGCGTTTGCAAGACTTCCTGCAGTATCAAACCAATCCCGTCACCAGCGGAGTTGCTCAAACGAGCAACCCTTCGCCGTTGGCCGAAGTCGACGCACGACAGCAAGTCTTGCTGCGACAGATGATTGCCGAAGTTACTCGCGAACAATCGCAGGCTGACGCCATGCGAGAAGTTGATCCGAAGGCTGCTTTGGACAAGTTGAAGAAGGTTCGTGTCACGGTTGATGAGTCGTCGATCGACGCCATCGCCAAGAAGCAGCTTCTCTCGCGTGTCGATCGTAGCATCGAATCGCTTGAGACCTACATCGACATGAACAAGTCGCAGATCGAACTCGACGAACGCAACGCTGCGATCAAGACCGAGATCAAAGAAGATCGCGATCTCAAGCTCGAAATCGACGGTAAGCTGGCCGACATGACCAACCAGTTCAACGAACTGATGGATCAACAACGTTGGCAGGAAGCGGAAGTGATCGCTCGCCAGGCTCGCGAAATGGATCCGGAGAACCCGGTTGTCCAAACGTTGATCTGGAAGGCCAAGTTCGCTCGACGTACTTACCAGAACATGGCTCTGAAGGACGAAAAGGAATCGAACGTTTGGCAGGCACTGCACAACGTCGATACCTCCTCCATCCCGTTCGACGACAACAACCCAATCCAATTCGCCAGTGCGAAGGAATGGGAAGACATGACCGAACGTCGCCGACGCTGGTTGGCTGAGAACTCGCAGATCTCGGAAGACGAAGTCGAGATTCGCAAGGCACTCAAGACCAAGGTCGACGTCAAATTCAACAAGCAGTCGCTGCAAAGCGTCATGGAAACCCTGGGCAACATGGTTGGTATCAACGTCATGTTGGATCCACGTGGCCTACAGGCCGAAGGGGTGACCTACGACACTGAGATCAGCATCAACATGCAACAAGCGGTTCGCTTGGACAGTGCTTTGA includes:
- the pilM gene encoding pilus assembly protein PilM, which encodes MAVGKAVWGIDIGQSALKALKCRMHEDGFWMVAEAFDFIEYPNPLNQAGAGSEGLIKDALREFLSRNDIRNDAISISVPGQAGLARFFKAPPVEAKRIADIVKYEAKQQIPFPLEDVIWDYQPMPGSHEEEGISLETEIGIFAMKRDQIFRSLQPYLDTGIDVDIVQLTPISLYNFVANDQLTINPLKEEYDPANQPNSYVIVSMGTETTDLVITNGFRVWQRSLPIGGNHFTKQLTKELKLTFAKAEHLKRHASEAENAKLVFQAMRPVFNDLVTEIQRSIGFFQTLDRKAKISRIIPIGNGMKLPGLVPYLGKNLGYDVVELDGYQKLTGTDVTSAPSFRENMLSFATCYGLCLQGLKKSALRTNLLPQEILIDRIVRQKKPWAVAAVASLLLACALNFGFHWQAYNSAHIPEFDDALRKVAIVESTSQGYKSTDSQLMTEKENLEMIGRYVVGNEENRRLWPELMKAITASLPTDPDLAPGRVSEKPIDQRPDLQIEAIESQYFPDLSMWYTDAVKTKYAVTLENRKAILRRLEDGEEASPAIDEDLAEEAATEAAAAAGTAPVEDAGSTAGTAAEEEADVDLMEIEGEADPEDELAGPEAEESGWVVQITGYHFHNSSAARENMGAQYVRNTLIDQLDRGSVELINENNEPEVVSMKELGISHPIIAMDEVPRTVQIPNPKYDPPALGSGMADEYGGAYGMNPEEAVDPSKIEPAMIQAKVYRFTVQFCWRESPLSKREEARRAAELAEAEANAANAEMENF
- a CDS encoding general secretion pathway protein GspD — encoded protein: MNLATRVLTAGLIAVLCFSTGKGVVANPLTEIELVTSMSATGQQQGSLYDQQKQEGVLKAAREAMRAGDYQRAQTLIEQAKSFNVPADPAFSKFRDTPEKAARDLAEMTAARANPDYVGQKLLGQEPGMEQKMAAEALARGKEALNSGQTMSALNYYQQAAKAGPNFQSDGYSVMAFRRDLEQAGVRPSMLGGEVAAGGPAAQTSPTRLPTVNETPDPAMTSNPYAAATATQGNAETARRMLLQARLELARGNVALAEKLVRQVQGLGLVYPSHQDSPENVDYLIRTVNQISASPVGPQSAYKFGEVLLQQAEGLMLYGQYDLAEQMTRQVQSMNLDFQRARVTPDRLLTEITRRKSGEAGGNQVAPNVPDNVAGNAHAKEQAILVQAKTALDRGDLGTAEAFTKQASTLGNRNYQDGDLRPDMLMLEISRAKASSPVRQASGSTGPMGAGFPVAQGLYNPQNDDTRNVPASAQQDATGQAGMRYLQEGEQALAAGDKMKARKLFEEAWKYEGQLDPGARQRLQDFLQYQTNPVTSGVAQTSNPSPLAEVDARQQVLLRQMIAEVTREQSQADAMREVDPKAALDKLKKVRVTVDESSIDAIAKKQLLSRVDRSIESLETYIDMNKSQIELDERNAAIKTEIKEDRDLKLEIDGKLADMTNQFNELMDQQRWQEAEVIARQAREMDPENPVVQTLIWKAKFARRTYQNMALKDEKESNVWQALHNVDTSSIPFDDNNPIQFASAKEWEDMTERRRRWLAENSQISEDEVEIRKALKTKVDVKFNKQSLQSVMETLGNMVGINVMLDPRGLQAEGVTYDTEISINMQQAVRLDSALNHILQPLRLSYVIRDEALVITSESFRSRNVYQKVYNVADLVLPIPNFVPSYNMGLPGAIKAAYESQGITGSPAGTMGGSNPMSLFAQNQDINSSSALAQVPNGFIPGLGSGGPPVSGQPQGNMGFGPGGGIGGPGGFGGGVQPDFDQLIELITTTVEPESWEELGGPGSIAPFSTNLSLVVSQTQEVHDRLADLLAQLRRLQDLQVTIEVRFITLNDNFFERVGVDFDFQIQDNTTGLGPNRDNSGSPSVTIGIDQLGNPTGDLDLQFNQDLFGNTIPSIGGLVTPATAGATFGFAMLSDIEAFFVMQAAQGDLRSNVMQAPKVTLFNGQTAFVSDTTQTPFVTSVIPVVGDFAAAQQPVIVVLNEGTSLSVQAVVSPDRRFVRLTLVPFFSRIGNVEEFTFEGTTSSRTDSTVEDPDAADGGTTNDQDETITSGTTIQLPQFSFVTVSTTVSVPDGGTVLLGGIKRLSEERRERGVPVFSKLPYINRLFRDVGIGRETQSLMMMVTPRIIIQEEEEAKLGFTQ